The segment TAGAATGAACAATTTGCAAAAAGTCTGCTATTAGAAACCCTATAAAACAAAGGCTTGATTAAGGTAATTGAAAGAATGCCAAAAATGCTTGATAGTAATATTGTTGCTTTATAAATTTCCAAGCTTGTAAGCTTAGTAAACGTAGATAGAAGAAAAGGCCAAAGGGGATAATAAGCTGTTCTTTGAAGGTCTATATATTTATTCTGGGCTAGAAATATATAGTGCTCCATATCCAAGTAGCCATATTTTGAAATATGAGATGTTTGACCTAGTAGCCTAGGAATAAGGTTAGGGTTAAGAAGTATTGCTAAAGGTAAAATAACGCCTAAAAGAATAAGCAAAGGTAGATATTCTCGTACATTAAAACTTAATTTGCGTGTAAGCATGAATAGCTATATATAGTAGGCAGAGATATGGTAATACTAACAATTATTGTGAATTAAATCAAAGGGCACGCTTAAAATATACTTTACAAAGTGCATATGAAATAAAAGCCCAGGAAATCATGGTTACAAAACCAATCAAAGAGTCGGATGCATTTAATGCAACAAGTTGAGAACCAATTATGAAAGATGCTAGCATACATATGAATTGAATAACTAAATAAGATAAAAGAAATTGTAAATCAAATCTGGTCTTAAAAGTAATTCTTGCGTGTAAGAATGAAGTCATCAGTATACAAATTGATCCTGCCAAAAGTACTGCTATGTTTCCTTTAAAGCCTGAGTTAGTAAAAATAAAGAAGAGAACCAAATAAATCACTTCAGAGATCATCCCTACTGAGACAAATCTGAATAAAGTTTGGTTTAGTCTAAATAATGGCAAGAGTAATTAATTTCCTATCACTTGTACATTATAGGCTAGCTAAAAAGGTATAATAGTTGCATATTCAATTTTTATAGTGGACACTATAATTGCCGATGCTCAAGACAGTAATAACTATCCAAAGAAGGTGCTCGTAATAGGTACTGGACTAGCTTCTTATGGCACTTGCTTAGGTTTACTAGAAAAAGATTATTTACAAGTAGATGTTATAGATATTGGTCTAACAAAGCCATACCTTAATCAAAAAAATATTTCTGTACCCAATTCTAAAGATATTAATGGTAGCTTCTTCCCATATGGAATAAATGATAAAAGATGGAGTAGCGAGTTACACTCAGAAAGAATGTGCTCTAGCCATGCTTACGGCGGCTACAGCAAAGCTTATAGCGGGTCTATATTACAGCCCAAAAATGAGGATCTTAAAGATTGGCCACTTGAGGCATTACCTAAAGCAAAGCACTATTCCCATATATTATCTACACTTCAGATAGACCAAAAATTTGATGAGCTAAATACTATATTCCCACTTAATCCCAATGAAAAATGCACCAGGTTACCAAAAAAGTCCTATTTAGGTTATTCAAGAATTGCAAAGACTTATAAGAAGGATAAGCAAGGGAGAATTAATATTTATCCCTTTGATTGTTCTGAGATATTTAACGAGTGGATAGATAAAGGTAAAATAAAATATTATAATAATAGAAAGGTTATAAGCTTGAAGGAAAATAAAAATAAAAATATTATTGTTGAGATAGAAAAGGCGAATGGAAATGAATATTTAGAATACGAATACGTATTTTTAGCAGCTGGCTGTATAAATACTACAGCTATTGTAGATATAAGCTTATATGGAGCCGGCAAAAGGAATTACACCATTAAGTCAGCTCCATTCTTGCTTCAATTACATTTTAAATTAGCCAACCCGCTGAGTATTATAAATTGGCGAAAATTAAAGTCATCCCAAAATTCAGACTATGCCTTATGTAAATACTTTCTGGAAATAAATAATAAATATACAGGCGGCTATTGGAGCCATACACAGATAGGAGACTTAAATAGAATTATAATAGATAAACTAAAATCGAAACTTCCCAAATTTTTATGGAATATTACTAATTTAATAAAAATATTCTTTCAATTCTCAATTAGTGTATTTCACTCTTCTCAGGGAATTGACTCGAAATTAATAACTGAAGTTAAACACGTGCATGAAAGCAAATTAATCCAGAGTATTAAAATAATTGAACCAGAGTATACATGCAATTTAGGGCAAGTAATAGCTGTAAAGTGTGGAGTCTTTTCTAATTTCAAAAAACTCCTTATGCTTCCAATACCATTCTCTATGGTGTTGGGAAATATAGCTAGAGGTAACAAACTAGGAGGGTGGCACTATGGTGCTACTTTACCTTTTTCTAAAACAAATAATTCAAAAGGTTTTTGTAAAGTAACTGGACAATTAAATGGAATACAGCATGTTTTTGTTACAGATGCATCTACATTTCCATCAATTCCTGGAAGTAGTGTTGCTTTACTAACGATGACTAATGCTTACCGTATTGCTGCAGAGGCAAACCTAAAATGATCAAAAGAGCTATCGCTAGAGGATCCATTCAGCATGAAATATCCAATGACTTAAATGCATTTGCCAAGTTAATACTTAACCCAAGCTATGCTCGTCAGATTGATAGAAACGAAATCTTAAAAGCAAAGAGATCCATTAGTTCATATTTTGATAATTACAATGTAACTCTTTTTCCTTATGCCAGAACTGCTCTACATGCTGTATTAAAAAGTCTAGATATCCCTAAGGGCTCTAAGGTATTAATGACTCCTATCAATATAGGACCAATGCTTAATATTATAGAAAGCTTGGATTTACATGTAGACTTTGTTGATGTTAACCTTGTAGATTTTGGCCCCAATTATATACATTTAGAAGATAAGTTGGCTGAAAGTCCAAGTTGTTTGTTTTTAACATATCTATTTGGTTATGTGCCAGATGTTGAGGTTATAGTAAATTTGTGTAAAAAATATAATGTAAGATTAATAGAAGATATTTCTCAGAGCATAGGATCAAAATTTGATAAGAAATTACTAGGCACTTTTGGTTCCGCTGCAATATACAGTGCCTCTCTAACGAAATATGTTGATGGGTATAATGGCGCCTTTGCTATAACTAATTCTGCTTCGATTTACAAATCTGTTGAAAATTATCAAAAGAAGCTAAATAATCCTGACAAAAATAGAATAAGAGGAATTGTCTCTAAAACTTTGTTATGGAATATATTACTGAATAAACACATCTTTAATATCTTTACTTATAGATTACTAAGCATAATTTCAATATTCAAACCAAAACTTTTTAAAAAATTACTTGGGCCATCTATAAGCCTTCAGAAGAGCTCAATTCTTCCTGGTTTTTATTTTGAGTCCATTACAAATCTCCAATCTATAACCATTAGAAAATATCTAGGTAAGTTAGATATATTAATTTCTAAGAGGAGATTATACGCTAAAATAGTATTAACAGCAATAAAAGAAATAGGGTTAACTAGAGATATATACAATTCATATCTAGAAAAAGAGAGGTATAATAATTATTGGCAATTTGTTATAGAAGTTAAAGATATAGATTTGGCTAAAGAGTTGTTATTTAAAAATGGTATTGAGACTGGTAACACTAATCTTCCAAATCTTTCCATAAGCTGTAATCAAAACTTGAGGAATGCAAATAGATTAAAAAATAATTTTATATTTATTCCTATGCATGAACATTTAGATATTAATGATTACAAAAATATATTTTTATTACTAGAAACTCACAAATTAATAGTTATTGATGATAATTTTTTAAAAAGGATAAGTATATATAGTTAGACTTTTAATGAGTTATTGCTCTATAACCTCATCTATGAAATAGAGCGGCCTTGCCTTTGACTCAATATAAATCCTACCAATATATTCACCTAAGATACCTATAAATATTAACTGTAGACCACTACTAAAAAGAATTGCGAGTGCTAAGCCAGCCCAACCTTCAACCCAATTATCTGTCATAAGTCTAGAATAAAGGACATAGATGATTCCAATGATAGAAATTAGTGATGCAAATAAACCGGATAGAGTAGCTAACTGAAGAGGCTTCCTTGAAAAGGATGTAATTCCCTCTACAGCAAATCTAATCATTTTTATCAATGGATATTTGCTAGTACCTGCATATCTTTTTTCTCTTGAATAGTCTACATGCGTTTGCTTAAAGCCAGACCAAGTAATAAGACCTCGCAAATATCTACCTCTCTCCGGCATCGCTCTCAAAGCTTGTACTACTTTCTTATCAATCAATCGAAAATCTCCTGCATCTAAAGGTATATTAATGTCTGAAAGTAAATTCAATAACCTGTAAAAGATAGCTGCAGATATTTTCTTAAATCTGGACTCAGATTGCCTTTCTATTCGTCTCCCATATATTACATCAAACCCATTCTCCCATTTAGCTAGCATTGAGGCCGCTAATTCAGGAGGATCCTGTAAGTCAGCATCTATAACAATGACTGCCTCGCCAATGGCATTATTAATTCCGGCTTGAACAGCTATTTGGTGTCCATAATTTCTTGATAGACCTATTAGCTTGATTCGAGAATTATATGTAAATGCTTCCTTAATTAGCTTTCTAGTGTTATCGATGCTTCCATCGTCTATAAAAATTATTTCCCATTTATATTTATCCAGTGATTCACAAACTTTATCAATTCTCTCTACAGCCTGTGTTATGACTTCTTGTTCGTTAAAGCAAGGAACGACCCAAGTGATTGTGTTTTTATCCATAAGATTTAATATACATAAAGAATGAATAAGGATATATAAATTAATATTGATTCATACTTTCGCTAAATCATAAGGTTTCTTTACACTAATATTTTAGGCAAATATAGAAGCTGCTGCAATAAGCAAAGGTGAAGAAGGTTGATAAGGCTGATAATATTAACCTCTCAAAAGGCGGGGGGTAAATATAATAGGACATTTGAAGAGGGGAAATTGTCAAAATGTAGCCTAAAAAATTATCGTCAAAAATCAGAAATTAGTTTAATTTAGTATAAGATGAATAGTTAATCATCGAGATTGATGAACACACTTCTTATTTTATTATAATGACTAGATCTAAAGTTTCTAAAAAATATAAAAAATAAAAATAGCCTTTCTTTTAATAATAGTAGAGAACATTTAACTACGGAGAATGATTTGTCAGTATTAAATTCTGATTTTGCATACCTTCTTTTAATTATTGCTTGATTAAGCCAATGTAATTCTTCCTGCATTGGCAAACATAGCCAAAAAATTGAGAATATTTTTTCTAGCTTAGTAAAGCTCTTATCAGAGTATGAAAAAATAGAGTTAATATTACCATTTAAAGCATAGAATAGATTTTTTTCATATCTTCTTAAAGGTACTTTTCTGCTATGACGTGAAGGATCAAAAACTGAGGTTCTAGCTGAAGGATTAGCTCCCCAATAGATTTTTGAACCAAATGTACTTTTGGTCATAGAAATATTAAAGTCAATATCCAAATATTTAGATATTTTTAAAAGAAGAGGGTCTCTATTCGATCCGAAATCTTCTATTTTGAAAACGCACATATCCATATCGAGTTTACAATAGTCATATAAGTTATTCGCCATACTCGACAATTGGTCTATAGGTGAGTAAGGTTGCTTACGAAGATAAGCCTTCTCTTTAGTAAGTTTTATCCTTGAGCAATACGCGCGCATAGGATCTCTAACAGGGATCAAGTGTTTAGATTCAGGAAAAATCTTAAGAAACTCAAATGTTATCCAGGGTTCATGCGGATGAAGTAAAACAACCTTATCTTTGAGAATGTCTCTACCATGTGAACATGAATATGCATAATAAAGAGATAGGATTACATTCCTTGGCGTAATATTTTCATTAAGAATATGTTGATAGTAATAAAATATAAAATCATTTCTATTAGTCTTGATTCCTTCATTCATATTATCACCTAAATTATGGAGACCAGAACTATTAGGATCTATTAAGCTCATTTTTGAAGTATCATAGAACTTTGGATTATGTAATTCAAAAATATTCAGCGCTTCTTCTGCTGTTTGATATTCATTATGTATTAAAGGTATTAAATTTGGTACGCCAGGGATGGTACATATTTGAGGGTGACCATCGAGCAAACTATGTATAAAAACACTGCCAGTACAAGATTGGTAATGGGTGATTGCAGCAATTTTTAGATTAAACAGGGTATTCATTACTACTTATATAATTCCAAGTAAAATGGTTTTATAATAGTAATAATAGCACATTGAAAACTTAGCGAAAGGATGATCTAGTAGTCAAAAGAATGAGTGAATTCAAATTTCTATATAAACATGGTATAGGAACAGAGGGATATATATTTATTAATAAACTTAGAAGTCACTAATTGAAAAATGATATTATCTATTAGAAGAAGTTAAGAATCATTGTCGAAATTAGTCTATCATTTAGAAAATGTGCCTTATTAAGCACTTCACTTCACTTCAAAACAAAGTATTACTAAGAATAATATGACTTCCATTATTATCACAGTTGGTCCTAGTTCTATTGAACCTTCTAAGCTAAAGAAGTTAAAATTGTGTGGAGCTGACAGATTCAGAATAAATCTTTCGCATGCTACTCATTCTTCTCTTGAAGAGTACATAAACATAATTAAAAGCGTTGGTATTACTCCTTCTATTGATACTCAAGGGGCTCAGCTAAGAATTAAAAGTACTTCATTATTTGAAAGCATTCCAGCGGGAGATATAGTCAACTTGTATTTTACTGATGAATATAAGAAAATAACCCATGACAATGAATATATAGCGCTCAACCATCCTGAGGCTGTAGATCAAATTATTGCAGGAGACATAATGAAAGTGGATTTTAATGGACTTGCTTTAGAAATCCTAGAACAAACTGGCGATAATTGTCTTAAGGCAAAAACCATTTCATCTGGATCGGTGTTAAAAAATAGAGCTGTTGATATTCAATCCAAAAGTCTAAAGTTATCGGTACTAACAGAATTTGATAAGGAGGCAATTAAATACGCTTTATCAAATGGCATTAAGGAAGTATATGCTTCTTTTATATCAACAGAATCTGATGCCAGATATCTAAGAGATATAATTGGTAAAAATATAAAACTGATATCAAAAATAGAAACATCTATGGGTATAGCAAATGTTTCTAAAATAATTGATCTATCTGATGAAATATTAATTGATAGAGGTGACTTAAGTAGAGAAATAAGTATTGCAGCTATTCCAATG is part of the Prochlorococcus marinus str. MIT 0919 genome and harbors:
- a CDS encoding GMC oxidoreductase; this translates as MDTIIADAQDSNNYPKKVLVIGTGLASYGTCLGLLEKDYLQVDVIDIGLTKPYLNQKNISVPNSKDINGSFFPYGINDKRWSSELHSERMCSSHAYGGYSKAYSGSILQPKNEDLKDWPLEALPKAKHYSHILSTLQIDQKFDELNTIFPLNPNEKCTRLPKKSYLGYSRIAKTYKKDKQGRINIYPFDCSEIFNEWIDKGKIKYYNNRKVISLKENKNKNIIVEIEKANGNEYLEYEYVFLAAGCINTTAIVDISLYGAGKRNYTIKSAPFLLQLHFKLANPLSIINWRKLKSSQNSDYALCKYFLEINNKYTGGYWSHTQIGDLNRIIIDKLKSKLPKFLWNITNLIKIFFQFSISVFHSSQGIDSKLITEVKHVHESKLIQSIKIIEPEYTCNLGQVIAVKCGVFSNFKKLLMLPIPFSMVLGNIARGNKLGGWHYGATLPFSKTNNSKGFCKVTGQLNGIQHVFVTDASTFPSIPGSSVALLTMTNAYRIAAEANLK
- a CDS encoding DegT/DnrJ/EryC1/StrS family aminotransferase, with amino-acid sequence MIKRAIARGSIQHEISNDLNAFAKLILNPSYARQIDRNEILKAKRSISSYFDNYNVTLFPYARTALHAVLKSLDIPKGSKVLMTPINIGPMLNIIESLDLHVDFVDVNLVDFGPNYIHLEDKLAESPSCLFLTYLFGYVPDVEVIVNLCKKYNVRLIEDISQSIGSKFDKKLLGTFGSAAIYSASLTKYVDGYNGAFAITNSASIYKSVENYQKKLNNPDKNRIRGIVSKTLLWNILLNKHIFNIFTYRLLSIISIFKPKLFKKLLGPSISLQKSSILPGFYFESITNLQSITIRKYLGKLDILISKRRLYAKIVLTAIKEIGLTRDIYNSYLEKERYNNYWQFVIEVKDIDLAKELLFKNGIETGNTNLPNLSISCNQNLRNANRLKNNFIFIPMHEHLDINDYKNIFLLLETHKLIVIDDNFLKRISIYS
- a CDS encoding glycosyltransferase family 2 protein, whose translation is MDKNTITWVVPCFNEQEVITQAVERIDKVCESLDKYKWEIIFIDDGSIDNTRKLIKEAFTYNSRIKLIGLSRNYGHQIAVQAGINNAIGEAVIVIDADLQDPPELAASMLAKWENGFDVIYGRRIERQSESRFKKISAAIFYRLLNLLSDINIPLDAGDFRLIDKKVVQALRAMPERGRYLRGLITWSGFKQTHVDYSREKRYAGTSKYPLIKMIRFAVEGITSFSRKPLQLATLSGLFASLISIIGIIYVLYSRLMTDNWVEGWAGLALAILFSSGLQLIFIGILGEYIGRIYIESKARPLYFIDEVIEQ
- a CDS encoding pyruvate kinase, translated to MTSIIITVGPSSIEPSKLKKLKLCGADRFRINLSHATHSSLEEYINIIKSVGITPSIDTQGAQLRIKSTSLFESIPAGDIVNLYFTDEYKKITHDNEYIALNHPEAVDQIIAGDIMKVDFNGLALEILEQTGDNCLKAKTISSGSVLKNRAVDIQSKSLKLSVLTEFDKEAIKYALSNGIKEVYASFISTESDARYLRDIIGKNIKLISKIETSMGIANVSKIIDLSDEILIDRGDLSREISIAAIPMAVFNVIKIAREKRKPVNIATNVLDSMMKASLPSRAEISDIYSHLSAGVSGIVLAAEVAIGDNPVSSTALLKYLIDSYKNYERGFHGIGKINKPCKELIGDELFNWL